From a region of the Lactuca sativa cultivar Salinas chromosome 4, Lsat_Salinas_v11, whole genome shotgun sequence genome:
- the LOC111910732 gene encoding receptor-like cytosolic serine/threonine-protein kinase RBK1, whose amino-acid sequence MKGSRKMPKSLMKGESSKKPHKNLEKKSDESLKNKRDRGSESDDQSSPRGVFEVPGSGSDSDNSINLRRSMSASASTCSLKFDKKPPAVATTGGCDGDGDRENNSTSVPASPTAETVPWRNMMDNLKWKSFRRFSTGPLVAGYEHSRKSFMKKFGRNNSSEATINEFYMPKPSWRSFTYEELESATNGFSHDNLLGKGGHAEVYKGYLPDGQIVAVKKITKKEKKDEDRVGDFLTELGIIAHINHPNAARLIGFSSDNDLHLVLQFAPHGSLATLLHGNEESVDWKIRFKIAIGIAEGLQYLHYDCNKRIIHRDITASNILLTEDYEPQISDFGLAKWLPEKWAQQVVSPIEGTFGYMAPEYFMHGVIHEKTDVFAFGVLLLELISGRRAVDSRRQSLVIWAKPLLEKGNIKGLIDPRLENSYELIEVKRIILLASSCIHHMPEKRPNMKRVVQILKGDSTIMDLRQKTFDGRAMILDACDLEGYTSTTYLNDLNRHRELVMG is encoded by the exons ATGAAAG GTTCACGAAAAATGCCGAAgagtttaatgaagggagaaaGCTCGAAGAAACCTCATAAAAACCTAGAAAAGAAATCGGATGAAAGCTTGAAAAACAAACGCGATCGTGGTAGTGAAAGCGACGATCAATCGTCTCCAAGAGGCGTGTTTGAAGTTCCTGGATCCGGTTCTGATTCCGATAACAGTATCAACCTAAGAAGGAGCATGAGTGCGAGCGCGAGCACCTGCAGCTTGAAATTTGATAAGAAACCTCCGGCAGTGGCGACGACGGGAGGATGCGACGGAGATGGAGATAGGGAAAACAACAGCACCAGCGTTCCGGCGTCGCCAACGGCGGAGACGGTGCCATGGAGGAATATGATGGATAATTTGAAGTGGAAATCGTTCAGAAGGTTTTCGACTGGGCCGTTGGTGGCTGGATATGAACATTCAAGGAAGAGCTTCATGAAGAAATTTGGGAGGAATAATAGCTCGGAGGCGACCATTAACGAGTTTTATATGCCTAAACCTTCATGGCGGAGTTTCACTTATGAAGAACTTGAGTCGGCTACAAATGGTTTCAGCCATG ACAATTTACTCGGAAAAGGCGGGCACGCAGAAGTATACAAAGGCTATTTACCCGATGGTCAAATTGTAGCcgtaaaaaaaataacaaaaaaagagaaaaaagatGAAGATAGAGTTGGGGATTTTTTAACCGAACTTGGGATCATTGCACATATCAACCACCCAAACGCCGCTAGGTTAATCGGTTTCAGTTCTGATAATGATTTGCACCTTGTCCTTCAATTCGCCCCTCATGGTAGCCTTGCAACTTTACTACATG gcAATGAAGAGAGTGTAGATTGGAAGATAAGGTTTAAGATAGCGATTGGGATTGCGGAAGGTTTACAGTATCTTCATTATGACTGTAACAAACGTATAATTCATCGCGATATCACAGCTTCGAATATTTTATTAACTGAAGACTATGAACCTCAG ATATCAGATTTTGGTCTAGCGAAATGGCTACCCGAAAAATGGGCTCAACAAGTTGTTTCACCAATCGAGGGCACTTTCGG ataTATGGCTCCCGAGTATTTCATGCACGGAGTAATTCATGAAAAGACAGATGTATTTGCTTTTGGAGTTCTTTTGCTCGAACTTATCTCCGGTCGTCGTGCTGTTGATTCACGTCGACAAAGTCTCGTAATTTGG GCGAAACCGCTATTGGAGAAAGGTAACATAAAGGGACTAATCGATCCTCGATTAGAAAATTCGTATGAACTTATCGAAGTAAAGCGTATAATTTTGCTTGCTTCATCATGTATTCATCACATGCCTGAAAAACGCCCGAACATGAAACGAGTTGTTCAAATACTAAAAGGGGATTCCACAATCATGGATTTGAGACAAAAGACATTTGATGGGAGAGCAATGATTTTAGATGCTTGTGATTTGGAGGGTTATACTTCTACAACGTATCTCAATGATCTCAATCGTCATCGGGAACTTGTTATGGGTTGA